Proteins from a genomic interval of Corythoichthys intestinalis isolate RoL2023-P3 chromosome 3, ASM3026506v1, whole genome shotgun sequence:
- the pxnb gene encoding mucin-2 isoform X1 — protein MDDLDALLADLESTTSHISKRPVFLQEETPYSIPTSGNYYQDISVPPPVPPPPSAEALNGSLQDHSHHSSQQSLGSAQKSSCSRDSSSSPSHFEEDHVYSFPNKQKSSDSSSAAMSSALGSNLSELDRLLLELNAVQQSSPSFATTEERPPPLPSTSITHYENGNAPDIRVSPPPQEEPKRNGTRQDEVRPTVESLLDELEGSVPSTSPSPRHSDLDSPSQQQTRISASCATRELDELMASLSDFKPSSSSTSPHVPVSTFVPTVGSPFLDLSDPSACASPTLSFPAGLELHIVEDGVNRGFSTAHLNRLVCHSPISSLSAASDLGSVADVFAAVPTSPQHSLLVLNASVRNNQQRSSSSPSTTPSMTSVNTVLDHKSSKSPSPSVEHVSPLEATCKISCSPDNMINGIHFDPSMNIYDSPLHSFTPSITVPKTPSPLPFTSSVPPPLTSNSFKTSSPSSLVNIPSPTTLTSSIPSGHLLQQTPTAKSTLCPLPVEEQSLDEVLDKLLEMSFSQSHLVQENDLQLTAAHCLGSGPPEVQEELILPMDRKSVQPDMFTCSTNTITDESVDGCTDTNGDLDWADEELSLSFHDGPDGTMTPYTERLFTDGSVTPLTEASWMDESVTPSTCPGSPDVALDLPLLQPPNMDRTSASGHIKSVIRRTKEIPNVHPMYRDGLLRRKMGPVIVNKNSSQDRLIEELQGKFGISRSERRRKQTDDWLTDGAVVTSKSQGYRPDGAAGEVDKIVISSMSPISTRRVLPPQSPPAPRHPPVIEEPKEMLPVAPLPPPPLPPSAPPHSQEQVTASPLHITATPALQPPPPPVQEPPAPKLECPLPPDKNVTQSMPVESVAPIAPKLLVSVGCQTDYDPLFFSVQMTQGKVGAPGGPQTQVNKLDNMLGSLQSDLNKLGVQTVAKGVCGACFKPIVGQLVTAMGRTWHPEHFVCTHCQEEIGSRNFFEREGQPYCERDYHNLFSPRCHYCNGPILNQVVTALDRTWHPEHFFCAQCGCFFDPDGFHEKDGKAYCRKDYFDMFAPKCGGCARAIVENYISALNSLWHPECFVCRECFTPFVNGSFFEHDGQPYCEVHYHERRGSLCSGCQKPITGRCITAMSKKFHPEHFVCAFCLKQLNKGTFKEQNDKPYCHGCFVKLFS, from the exons ATGGACGACCTGG ACGCATTACTGGCTGACCTGGAATCAACTACATCCCATATTTCAAAGAGACCAGTGTTTTTGCAAGAAGAGACCCCCTACTCAATCCCCACCAGTGGGAATTATTACCAGGATATATCGGTTCCACCTCCAGTTCCTCCTCCGCCTTCTGCCGAGGCTCTGAATGGTTCGCTGCAAGACCACTCCCACCACTCGTCCCAGCAG TCTTTAGGTTCAGCCCAGAAGAGTTCATGCTCAAGGGACAGCAGCAGTTCTCCGTCTCATTTTGAAGAGGACCACGTATACAG CtttccaaataaacaaaaatcatCAGACTCATCGTCAGCAGCCATGTCCTCTGCCCTCGGCAGCAACCTGTCTGAGCTTGACAGACTGCTTTTAGAGCTTAATGCGGTTCAACAGAGCTCCCCTTCATTCGCTACTACAG AGGAGAGGCCTCCACCGTTACCGTCCACCAGCATCACACACTATGAAAACGGCAATGCCCCTGACATCAGAGTGAGCCCGCCCCCTCAAGAGGAGCCCAAGAGGAATGGAACGAGGCAAGATGAAGTCAGGCCCACAGTGGAGAGTCTTCTGGATGAGCTGGAGGGTTCAGTACCTTCAACCAG CCCTTCTCCCCGGCACAGTGATTTAGACAGCCCATCTCAACAACAAACACGGATTTCAGCTTCATGTGCTACAAGAGAGTTAGATGAACTGATGGCCTCTTTGTCTGACTTTAAG CCCAGCTCTTCTTCCACCTCTCCTCACGTTCCAGTTTCTACCTTCGTCCCCACAGTGGGTTCTCCTTTCCTCGATCTGTCTGACCCATCTGCCTGTGCCTCTCCTACGCTCTCTTTCCCTGCCGGTCTAGAACTGCACATAGTTGAGGATGGAGTAAACCGAGGCTTTTCAACAGCCCATCTCAATCGTCTTGTTTGTCACAGTCCAATATCATCCCTCTCTGCAGCGAGTGATCTCGGCTCCGTTGCAGATGTTTTTGCTGCTGTTCCAACATCCCCCCAACATTCCCTGCTTGTCCTTAACGCTTCTGTTAGGAACAACCAGCAGAGAAGCAGTTCAAGCCCATCCACTACTCCCTCAATGACTTCAGTTAACACAGTCTTGGACCACAAAAGCTCCAAATCACCTAGCCCATCTGTGGAGCATGTTTCACCCCTAGAAGCTACTTGTAAAATATCATGTTCACCTGACAATATGATCAATGGCATCCACTTTGATCCGAGTATGAATATATATGACTCACCCCTTCACTCCTTCACCCCTTCTATCACAGTGCCTAAAACTCCATCACCGCTTCCTTTTACCTCCTCAGTACCTCCACCCCTCACCAGTAACTCCTTCAAAACCTCCTCCCCATCTTCTCTGGTCAACATTCCTTCACCTACGACCTTGACGAGCTCAATACCCAGTGGTCATCTGCTGCAGCAAACTCCCACAGCAAAGAGTACTCTGTGTCCACTCCCTGTAGAAGAACAGTCCCTGGATGAAGTGCTCGACAAGCTGCTAGAGATGAGTTTTTCTCAGAGTCACTTAGTCCAGGAGAATGATCTGCAGCTTACGGCGGCGCACTGTCTTGGCAGTGGACCCCCGGAGGTGCAGGAGGAGCTCATTCTACCCATGGACAGAAAGAGTGTGCAGCCTGACATGTTCACCTGCTCCACCAACACTATCACAGACGAATCCGTAGACGGATGTACTGACACAAATGGCGATCTGGACTGGGCTGATGAGGAGCTGTCTTTGTCCTTCCATGATGGACCGGACGGAACCATGACACCTTACACTGAGAGGCTATTCACCGACGGCagtgtgactccgctgacggaaGCTAGCTGGATGGACGAGTCCGTGACGCCGTCCACGTGTCCTGGGTCACCGGATGTCGCCCTGGATTTGCCTTTGTTGCAGCCCCCCAATATGGACAGAACGTCTGCCTCAGGACAC ATCAAATCCGTGATAAGGCGCACTAAGGAGATCCCCAATGTACACCCAATGTATCGAGACGGTCTCCTGCGCAGGAAAATGGGccctgtcattgtcaacaagAACTCTTCCCAGGACCGCCTCATAGAGGAACTTCAGGGCAAGTTTGGTATCAGCCGCTCTGAGCGTCGACGCAAACAGACAGACGACTGGCTGACCGACGGGGCCGTCGTCACATCCAAATCTCAAGGTTACCGCCCTGATGGCGCGGCTGGCGAGGTGGACAAG ATTGTAATTTCCTCCATGTCACCCATTTCCACGAGAAGGGTTCTGCCGCCCCAGTCACCCCCCGCCCCTCGTCATCCTCCTGTGATAGAGGAACCAAAGGAAATGCTCCCTGTTGCTCCTTTACCTCCACCCCCTTTACCTCCCTCTGCCCCTCCTCACAGCCAAGAACAAGTCACTGCTTCACCTCTGCACATAACAGCTACACCAGCATTGCAACCACCACCGCCACCAGTTCAGGAACCACCTGCTCCCAAACTAGAGTGCCCTCTGCCTCCTGACAAAAACGTAACCCAGTCTATGCCAGTGGAAAGTGTTGCACCAATTGCACCCAAACTCCTGGTATCAGTAGGCTGCCAAACTGACTATGACCCACTCTTCTTCTCAGTGCAG ATGACTCAAGGGAAAGTGGGAGCTCCTGGTGGTCCACAGACACAGGTCAACAAGCTGGACAACATGCTTGGCAGCTTGCAGTCAGATCTCAACAAACTTGGTGTGCAGACAGTAGCCAAAGGAGTTTGCGGTGCCTGCTTCAAGCCGATTGTGGGACAG TTGGTGACTGCCATGGGCCGCACGTGGCATCCCGAACACTTTGTGTGCACACACTGTCAAGAGGAAATCGGCTCCAGAAACTTTTTTGAGCGGGAAGGACAGCCCTATTGTGAGAGGGACTACCATAACCTGTTCTCCCCTCGATGCCACTACTGCAATGGGCCCATACTAAAT CAAGTTGTAACTGCGCTGGATCGAACATGGCATCCTGAACACTTCTTCTGTGCTCAGTGTGGATGCTTCTTTGACCCAGATG GTTTCCACGAAAAGGACGGCAAAGCTTACTGCAGGAAGGATTACTTTGACATGTTCGCACCAAAGTGTGGCGGCTGTGCTCGAGCCATCGTGGAGAACTACATCTCAGCGCTCAACTCGCTTTGGCACCCGGAGTGTTTTGTTTGCAGG GAATGTTTCACCCCATTCGTCAACGGAAGTTTCTTTGAGCATGACGGCCAGCCTTACTGTGAAGTCCACTACCATGAAAGGCGTGGTTCTTTGTGCTCAGGCTGCCAGAAGCCAATCACGGGTCGCTGTATCACAGCAATGTCCAAGAAGTTCCACCCGGAACACTTTGTGTGCGCCTTCTGCCTAAAGCAACTCAACAAAGGCACCTTTAAAGAACAGAATGACAAACCCTACTGCCACGGTTGCTTTGTGAAGCTCTTCAGTTAG
- the pxnb gene encoding paxillin isoform X2, protein MDDLDALLADLESTTSHISKRPVFLQEETPYSIPTSGNYYQDISVPPPVPPPPSAEALNGSLQDHSHHSSQQSLGSAQKSSCSRDSSSSPSHFEEDHVYSFPNKQKSSDSSSAAMSSALGSNLSELDRLLLELNAVQQSSPSFATTEERPPPLPSTSITHYENGNAPDIRVSPPPQEEPKRNGTRQDEVRPTVESLLDELEGSVPSTSPSPRHSDLDSPSQQQTRISASCATRELDELMASLSDFKMTQGKVGAPGGPQTQVNKLDNMLGSLQSDLNKLGVQTVAKGVCGACFKPIVGQLVTAMGRTWHPEHFVCTHCQEEIGSRNFFEREGQPYCERDYHNLFSPRCHYCNGPILNQVVTALDRTWHPEHFFCAQCGCFFDPDGFHEKDGKAYCRKDYFDMFAPKCGGCARAIVENYISALNSLWHPECFVCRECFTPFVNGSFFEHDGQPYCEVHYHERRGSLCSGCQKPITGRCITAMSKKFHPEHFVCAFCLKQLNKGTFKEQNDKPYCHGCFVKLFS, encoded by the exons ATGGACGACCTGG ACGCATTACTGGCTGACCTGGAATCAACTACATCCCATATTTCAAAGAGACCAGTGTTTTTGCAAGAAGAGACCCCCTACTCAATCCCCACCAGTGGGAATTATTACCAGGATATATCGGTTCCACCTCCAGTTCCTCCTCCGCCTTCTGCCGAGGCTCTGAATGGTTCGCTGCAAGACCACTCCCACCACTCGTCCCAGCAG TCTTTAGGTTCAGCCCAGAAGAGTTCATGCTCAAGGGACAGCAGCAGTTCTCCGTCTCATTTTGAAGAGGACCACGTATACAG CtttccaaataaacaaaaatcatCAGACTCATCGTCAGCAGCCATGTCCTCTGCCCTCGGCAGCAACCTGTCTGAGCTTGACAGACTGCTTTTAGAGCTTAATGCGGTTCAACAGAGCTCCCCTTCATTCGCTACTACAG AGGAGAGGCCTCCACCGTTACCGTCCACCAGCATCACACACTATGAAAACGGCAATGCCCCTGACATCAGAGTGAGCCCGCCCCCTCAAGAGGAGCCCAAGAGGAATGGAACGAGGCAAGATGAAGTCAGGCCCACAGTGGAGAGTCTTCTGGATGAGCTGGAGGGTTCAGTACCTTCAACCAG CCCTTCTCCCCGGCACAGTGATTTAGACAGCCCATCTCAACAACAAACACGGATTTCAGCTTCATGTGCTACAAGAGAGTTAGATGAACTGATGGCCTCTTTGTCTGACTTTAAG ATGACTCAAGGGAAAGTGGGAGCTCCTGGTGGTCCACAGACACAGGTCAACAAGCTGGACAACATGCTTGGCAGCTTGCAGTCAGATCTCAACAAACTTGGTGTGCAGACAGTAGCCAAAGGAGTTTGCGGTGCCTGCTTCAAGCCGATTGTGGGACAG TTGGTGACTGCCATGGGCCGCACGTGGCATCCCGAACACTTTGTGTGCACACACTGTCAAGAGGAAATCGGCTCCAGAAACTTTTTTGAGCGGGAAGGACAGCCCTATTGTGAGAGGGACTACCATAACCTGTTCTCCCCTCGATGCCACTACTGCAATGGGCCCATACTAAAT CAAGTTGTAACTGCGCTGGATCGAACATGGCATCCTGAACACTTCTTCTGTGCTCAGTGTGGATGCTTCTTTGACCCAGATG GTTTCCACGAAAAGGACGGCAAAGCTTACTGCAGGAAGGATTACTTTGACATGTTCGCACCAAAGTGTGGCGGCTGTGCTCGAGCCATCGTGGAGAACTACATCTCAGCGCTCAACTCGCTTTGGCACCCGGAGTGTTTTGTTTGCAGG GAATGTTTCACCCCATTCGTCAACGGAAGTTTCTTTGAGCATGACGGCCAGCCTTACTGTGAAGTCCACTACCATGAAAGGCGTGGTTCTTTGTGCTCAGGCTGCCAGAAGCCAATCACGGGTCGCTGTATCACAGCAATGTCCAAGAAGTTCCACCCGGAACACTTTGTGTGCGCCTTCTGCCTAAAGCAACTCAACAAAGGCACCTTTAAAGAACAGAATGACAAACCCTACTGCCACGGTTGCTTTGTGAAGCTCTTCAGTTAG